AGGGAGCGGACGGTGACGATTACGTCCTTCACCTGTGGACCGTAAAGGAAAAAGAGAAGAAGTAACGAACGCAAACGCCTCTTGGCGAACGGCCGGTGTGAGCCGGCCGGTAGGGGCTTGAAGTTGATCGTGCTCGCGACTGCTCACTGCGGGTTTCACCGGCCGGCTCACACCGGCCGTTCGCCTCCTGGAACCGTGGGTGGGCGCACTGTGACGGTTCGCTTCACTTCACCGGATCGGCTTCCAGGATCTCGACCGTTCGCACCGCGAGTTGGTTACCCTCGCCGACCGTATTGTTGAGGACGCACACGTCGATCTTCCCACCGGTCGAGCGCTGGAACGTCAGTTCAATGGTCTTCCACTTTCCGTCGGTCCCTTCCAGCCGGGCTTCGGAGAGGACGGGGTATTCCCCCTCCTTCGGGTTCCGGATCTGCGCGACGCCGTGGGCATCGTTCGTCGTCCGATATTCCACGGACACGCGGTATTTTTTCCCGGGTAGCACCGGTAGGTTCAACCCTTCATCGAACTGGAACAGTATCTGACTCGAGACCTCGGTGTTGAGGTTCGTGAGACCGATCCACGAGCGCCCTTCGGTTACTTCACCGCGGAACTCGGCTACCGACTCTTTCTTCCAGCAGTGCAGGTAAATCCCCTTTCCGGTCAACTCCGACGCGTGGGTGTCGCCGTGCTCGCCGTCCCGGAACGTGGACTTGAACAGCATGTTTTGAGGGAACTGGAAGCTGTAAACGAGCGGGCCAACGGGGGCTGGCGGGAGGGGCCAGATGCGCACGTTGTGGTCGCGCCCGCCGGCCACCGCGAACCGGCCGTCTCGGGAGGGCATGATGCTGATCAGGTCGGCCCACACGCCCCCGCGCCAGCACGTAAGCTCTCGGCCGGTCAGCGTGTCCCAGACTTTGACGGTCCCGCCCTCGCCGGTCGGCTTGACGTCCTGCATCGGGCCGCCGCACGTGACCATGCGCCGCCCGTCGGACAGGAAGCGGACGCGCTCGACGATCCCGTCGTGCGCATCGATACTGCGGATCTCCGTGCCGGTGTTCAGGTTCCACAGCCGAATGGTGCCGTCGAACCCGCCCGAGGCGAGGGCCTGCCCGTCCGGGCGGAACTCGATCGCCCGGACCTCCCCTGTGTGACCGGTCAATCGGTTCAGTTCGCTCCCGTCGGCCGTCGCCCACACCTTGATGAAATTCGATTCGTTGGGGATCGGCCCTTCGCCGCACCCGGCGGCGAACTTCGTGCCGTCCGGGGAGAACGCAACGGCCCAGACCTGTTTGGCCGAGAACTCGAACCGCCGCACTTCGTCGCCACTGGTCATATCCCGGAGGATCACGGTACCGTCGGCCCCGCTGGTTAACAGGTACTCGCCACCGGGGGACACCGCGAGCCCCCAAGTCGCCTTCTCGTGTGCCTGGTACGCGCGGACCTCGCGCCCGGTCTCCCAGTCGAAGACCAGGATCGGCATGCGCTCCCCGGCGACGAGCAGGTGGCGCCCGTTCGGGGTGGTCGCGCAGACCAGTCCGCGCGCGCCGGGGCGCGTCGGCGGGTTGTGGAGCCGGGCGCCCGTTTTGGCGTCCCAAATGAACAACTTGCCGTCCCAATCGACGGACGCGCACCGCGTTCCGTCCGGTGAGAGCACAATGTCGTTTACGGGGGTGGTGTGACCGGACAGGATCTGCGCTTCGGTGGCCAGCGAGTACTGAGGGTCGGCGCCTTCACCGGATTGCGGGTGGGCCGATTTCGCCCCGAGGACCGCGTACAGGAGGCCGGCGACGAGGACCGGCGCGCACCAGACGGCGCGCCGGATCGTGCGCGAGTGCAGGGCGCGCTGGAGTTTCGTCCGCCGCGCTTGTAAAGCGGTCAGGTTCACGGCCGTCGTGTCATTGCCCCGGAGCACGCTCGTGATCCCGCTCGGCATGTCGACCGGGAGCCACGGGCCGAGCGCGACGAGTACCTCGCGCGCCGATTGGTACCGGTCCCGCGGGAGCTTCGCCATCATGCGCGTGACGACGGCCGCCAGTCCGGGCGCGACGTCGGGCCGGATCTTGCTCACGTCCGGCGTCGCCGCCATTTGGTGCTGGGCCACTTTCTGCGCGGTCGACCCCTGGAACGGCGCGCGCCCCGTGAGCAGCGCGAAGAACGTCGCCCCGAGGCTGTAAATGTCGCTCCGGGCGTCGAGGTCCGCGTTGAGGGCCTGTTCCGGGGAGAGGTAATCCGCGGTCCCGACGATGACGTCTTCGTCCAGAGTGGCGGTGAGCGAATCTTTTGGGTTGCAGACGGACCGGGCGAGCCCCATGTCGAGCACCTTCACGGTGCCGTCGCTCGCCAGGATCAGGTTCGCGGGCTTGACGTCGCGGTGAACGAAGCCCTTGCCGTGGGCGTGCCGCAACCCCGCCGCGGCCTGGGCGATGTAGTTGGCGGCGCGCTCGGGGAGTAGAGGGCCAGACTTGTCGAGGATCGCCTGGAGGTCGACACCGTCCACGAATTCCATGACCAAAAAGTGCGTCCCGGCCGCCTGGGTGATGTCGTGCAGCCGGACGATGTTCGGGTGGTCGAGGGCCGCGACCGCGCGGGCCTCGCGGAAGAATCGCTCCAGTCCGAGTTTCTCGCGGGCCTGTTCCTCGTTCAGCACCTTGATCGCAACCTTGCGCCCAAGGTCGACGTGTTCCGCGAGGTACACGACGCCCATCCCACCCTTACCCAACGGGCCGAGCACCCGGTACTGCCCCAACACCAGCCCGCGCACGCGGCCCGCGAGGATCTGCTTCGCCTGGAACGGCGTGAGCACCTCGGCACTTACTAGTTTCTCTGCGCACGCGATCGGTTCCGCCGGGAACTCGTCGGAGACGCGGGCGAGGGTATTTTCGTCGATTAGACCGCTCGTGCGGACTAGGTCGAGGAAATCGGGAG
This region of Gemmata massiliana genomic DNA includes:
- a CDS encoding WD40 repeat domain-containing serine/threonine protein kinase, with the translated sequence MAAPMTTPDFLDLVRTSGLIDENTLARVSDEFPAEPIACAEKLVSAEVLTPFQAKQILAGRVRGLVLGQYRVLGPLGKGGMGVVYLAEHVDLGRKVAIKVLNEEQAREKLGLERFFREARAVAALDHPNIVRLHDITQAAGTHFLVMEFVDGVDLQAILDKSGPLLPERAANYIAQAAAGLRHAHGKGFVHRDVKPANLILASDGTVKVLDMGLARSVCNPKDSLTATLDEDVIVGTADYLSPEQALNADLDARSDIYSLGATFFALLTGRAPFQGSTAQKVAQHQMAATPDVSKIRPDVAPGLAAVVTRMMAKLPRDRYQSAREVLVALGPWLPVDMPSGITSVLRGNDTTAVNLTALQARRTKLQRALHSRTIRRAVWCAPVLVAGLLYAVLGAKSAHPQSGEGADPQYSLATEAQILSGHTTPVNDIVLSPDGTRCASVDWDGKLFIWDAKTGARLHNPPTRPGARGLVCATTPNGRHLLVAGERMPILVFDWETGREVRAYQAHEKATWGLAVSPGGEYLLTSGADGTVILRDMTSGDEVRRFEFSAKQVWAVAFSPDGTKFAAGCGEGPIPNESNFIKVWATADGSELNRLTGHTGEVRAIEFRPDGQALASGGFDGTIRLWNLNTGTEIRSIDAHDGIVERVRFLSDGRRMVTCGGPMQDVKPTGEGGTVKVWDTLTGRELTCWRGGVWADLISIMPSRDGRFAVAGGRDHNVRIWPLPPAPVGPLVYSFQFPQNMLFKSTFRDGEHGDTHASELTGKGIYLHCWKKESVAEFRGEVTEGRSWIGLTNLNTEVSSQILFQFDEGLNLPVLPGKKYRVSVEYRTTNDAHGVAQIRNPKEGEYPVLSEARLEGTDGKWKTIELTFQRSTGGKIDVCVLNNTVGEGNQLAVRTVEILEADPVK